A window from Methylococcus mesophilus encodes these proteins:
- a CDS encoding GGDEF domain-containing protein, with product MLRLTRKVFVDLSIWMIGFGLLIGLIFPFFALSLGIPSSFVLTPWFFAACITAGFAVGAMNIALARSVVGERLRLLAERMSLVASRLRSMAHGDTAEKCTPDHCTIQVDSDDEIGDSTRAFNQLIHALALSIETETAVRNFTEMLVSQLDVHQLTEQALALLLQHTGADGGAILIEVEGEIRVAASQGIGSAHTLGNNDRVRSALRSERRHRVKLPEDLVVDGMLAQFRPREVIIDPVLHKEVILGAVVLASGHGFSAEDRNRLDVFERGLALALHNALLYDRLQTLAALDPLTGAYNRRFGMARLGEEFRRAVRLNLPLGLLMFDIDYFKRINDTYGHLAGDRVLARVAKTARTVLREGDVLVRYGGEEFIAVLPAASLHDLEYVGERLRHMVEDLILMDGDQSIRVTVSIGATAYPDTDVENDTALVDRADKALYTAKSGGRNRVVVT from the coding sequence ATGCTCCGACTGACCCGCAAAGTCTTCGTCGACCTGTCGATCTGGATGATCGGCTTCGGCCTGTTGATCGGGCTGATTTTTCCGTTCTTCGCACTGAGTCTGGGGATTCCTTCCTCATTCGTCCTGACGCCCTGGTTTTTCGCGGCTTGCATCACTGCCGGATTCGCCGTGGGTGCGATGAACATTGCGCTGGCGCGTTCGGTCGTCGGCGAGCGGCTGCGGCTGCTGGCGGAACGGATGAGCCTGGTCGCAAGCCGGCTGAGAAGCATGGCGCACGGCGACACTGCCGAAAAATGCACCCCGGACCATTGCACCATCCAGGTCGATTCCGACGACGAAATCGGCGACAGCACCCGGGCATTCAACCAGTTGATCCATGCGCTGGCGCTTTCGATCGAAACCGAAACGGCGGTGCGCAACTTCACAGAGATGTTGGTCAGCCAGCTCGACGTGCATCAGCTTACCGAACAGGCCTTGGCGCTCTTGCTGCAGCACACCGGCGCGGACGGCGGGGCGATCCTGATCGAAGTGGAGGGAGAAATCCGGGTCGCGGCGTCGCAGGGCATCGGCAGCGCCCACACTCTGGGGAACAACGACCGCGTCCGCAGCGCCTTGCGGAGCGAGCGCCGCCACAGGGTGAAACTGCCCGAGGACCTGGTGGTGGACGGCATGCTGGCGCAGTTCCGGCCGCGGGAAGTCATCATCGACCCCGTGCTGCACAAGGAGGTGATCCTCGGGGCGGTCGTGCTGGCCAGCGGTCATGGCTTCAGTGCCGAAGACCGGAATCGTCTGGACGTCTTCGAAAGAGGCCTCGCGCTGGCATTGCACAATGCGCTCCTGTACGACCGTTTGCAGACCCTGGCTGCGCTCGATCCCCTCACCGGCGCCTACAACCGCCGGTTCGGGATGGCCCGGCTGGGCGAAGAGTTCAGGCGCGCGGTCCGGCTGAACCTGCCGCTCGGCCTCCTGATGTTCGACATCGACTATTTCAAACGAATCAACGACACCTACGGCCATCTGGCCGGCGACCGGGTGCTCGCCCGCGTCGCCAAAACCGCGCGCACCGTGCTGCGCGAGGGGGACGTCCTGGTCCGCTACGGCGGCGAGGAGTTCATCGCGGTCCTGCCCGCCGCATCACTGCACGACCTCGAATACGTAGGCGAGCGACTGCGCCACATGGTCGAAGACCTCATACTGATGGATGGCGACCAGTCGATACGCGTGACTGTCAGCATCGGGGCGACCGCGTATCCTGACACCGACGTGGAAAACGACACCGCCCTGGTCGACCGTGCCGACAAGGCGCTTTACACCGCGAAATCGGGCGGGCGCAACCGCGTGGTCGTCACCTGA
- a CDS encoding glutathione peroxidase, whose protein sequence is MNIYDFEVRTLDGETIRLDVYRGEVLLIVNVASRCGFTPQYAGLEALYRRHRDAGLVVLGFPCNQFGAQEPGSEAEIRQFCSSRYEVSFPLFAKIEVNGEHAHPLYAYLKSAQPGLLGSEAVKWNFTKFLVGRNGEVVRRYAPTAAPESIEPDLLPLLAAGSGG, encoded by the coding sequence ATGAACATCTACGACTTCGAAGTCCGCACCCTGGACGGCGAAACCATTCGCTTGGACGTCTACCGGGGCGAGGTTCTCCTGATCGTCAACGTCGCCAGCCGCTGCGGCTTCACCCCGCAGTACGCCGGCCTGGAAGCGCTGTACCGGCGCCACCGCGACGCCGGCCTGGTGGTGCTGGGCTTCCCCTGCAACCAGTTCGGCGCCCAGGAGCCGGGCAGCGAGGCGGAAATCAGGCAGTTCTGTTCGAGCCGGTACGAAGTGAGCTTCCCGCTGTTCGCGAAGATCGAGGTGAACGGCGAGCATGCCCACCCGCTCTACGCCTATCTCAAGTCCGCGCAACCGGGGCTGCTCGGCAGCGAAGCCGTCAAATGGAATTTCACCAAGTTTCTGGTCGGCCGCAACGGTGAAGTCGTCAGGCGCTACGCCCCGACCGCGGCGCCGGAGAGCATCGAACCCGACCTCTTGCCGCTGCTGGCCGCGGGGAGCGGGGGCTAG